The following coding sequences are from one bacterium window:
- a CDS encoding DUF4160 domain-containing protein has translation MNGYYKFFFYSNEHLPVYVHVRHGNGEAVFNVEEVIELRESQHMKMNELRKAQNLAKKNQNLILEKWYEHIG, from the coding sequence AAATTTTTCTTCTACAGTAATGAACATCTACCAGTTTATGTACATGTTCGTCATGGAAATGGAGAAGCAGTTTTTAATGTGGAAGAGGTAATTGAACTTCGTGAATCTCAACATATGAAGATGAATGAACTAAGGAAAGCACAAAATCTTGCGAAGAAGAATCAAAATCTAATATTGGAGAAATGGTATGAGCACATTGGTTGA
- a CDS encoding type II toxin-antitoxin system VapC family toxin: MMEIVSDTSALISVIVGEPERQRIIAITLGKTLIGPGSIPWEIGNAFSAMFKQNRITLEDAERGLSIFMSIPIRYIDPDFVSVLKLAKQTNLYAYDAYFLDCALRHKAPLLTLDRKLKESAQNLNIETMEV, translated from the coding sequence ATGATGGAAATTGTAAGTGATACATCTGCATTAATTTCGGTGATCGTTGGTGAACCTGAACGTCAAAGGATTATCGCAATTACTTTAGGAAAAACTCTGATTGGCCCAGGCTCTATTCCCTGGGAAATTGGCAATGCATTTTCGGCCATGTTTAAACAAAACAGAATAACACTTGAAGATGCTGAAAGGGGGTTGTCAATTTTTATGAGCATACCCATTCGGTATATTGATCCAGATTTTGTTAGCGTTTTGAAATTAGCTAAGCAAACTAACCTTTATGCATATGATGCTTATTTTTTAGATTGTGCTCTCAGACATAAGGCACCATTATTGACTTTGGATCGAAAACTAAAAGAGTCTGCTCAAAATTTAAACATCGAAACTATGGAGGTATAA
- a CDS encoding DUF2442 domain-containing protein, whose translation MSTLVDTAITASYQNGYIIVQMESGVEIRFPVGKNKRLAHGTNEQLNNIEVSPYGLHWPELDEDLSFRGLLEGDYGQYLGNQISRCA comes from the coding sequence ATGAGCACATTGGTTGATACTGCAATAACAGCAAGTTACCAAAATGGTTATATTATTGTTCAAATGGAGAGTGGTGTAGAAATTAGATTTCCGGTAGGCAAGAACAAACGTCTTGCACATGGCACGAATGAACAACTAAACAATATTGAAGTTTCTCCATATGGTCTCCACTGGCCAGAGTTGGATGAGGATTTATCCTTTAGAGGATTACTTGAGGGAGACTATGGGCAGTATCTTGGGAACCAAATAAGTCGCTGTGCTTGA